In Poecilia reticulata strain Guanapo linkage group LG15, Guppy_female_1.0+MT, whole genome shotgun sequence, the sequence ggaACTTCGATTTCGTTGGAGAAATCCTTTCTCGTCCATTTGCAGCTTACCGCCATCAGGGtgtgaatgaatggatgaatctGCACATTACACCGATTGTAGAGTGAAAACTTCTGATCTCCTTGGACTTGATTAAGCTTTATGCAAATGCAACCCATTTACCATTTGAAACGTTTCAGCCGACTGGGATGGAACGAGGGAGTGGAAACTTTAGTCGTCTAGCTCTTAAGTTGAGGTATAATTGATGAATTTGTCGTGCTTGAATTATTCCActctttaaactgtttttttttttttagatatttatcaaaatataaatgtggGCGTTTGTGTATTTAAGTCTATATGTCTTATATACGGTTACAGAAATTAAGGGAacacaaagttaaaatgttttaacttacAAGTGATGCTGGTTACATCACACTCAAAGCCATGTAGACGTGACGGAGGCGGGTCAGAACTTCTCCATCATCGAAACACTAAAGAAGCGAAACGCGTGAACGTCGCCTCACAGACTGCTCTGCATATGAGAcgtttcaaattcagaaatctTAAGGAGAGGCGTGATCAAAACGCCAAGCAGCAGCATAACGAAAGCGGTTTTATTTATGCTCTCCACATTTTATTAGTCTCACTTCTGTGGGCCTGGTTTGAAAACGTGCCTGTGGAAAAGTTTTGAGTTTTGCGGCTTGTGAACCTCAAAGTAAGAAAACAACATCTAAAGCTCCTCTGTCCTCTGTGCAGGATGTGTTTCCCTATATATGTCAGTTCCTCAGCGAGAAGAACAGGACAATGCAAACCTTTGTTGGAgacaaagaaattatttttctccaagAGTATACGCGTCTGAAAAGCAAATGCGGAAACATTAAACAGCTGCATTTACCGTCACAAAACATGCGCGAGTTCAAATTGCAGAGCAGGCTGAAAACATTCATGTCTTTGATTTTAGATGCAAAATTCACCTggtactttacattttttacatgcaTTCTGATCGTTCCAGTCAGAATTACAGTCAAGCAGCCACGTGCAAAACTTTGACTCTTTGAATAATTGCAAGTGCAAAGGCACATATTCTGCCACAGCAGGGGGTACCGAcgtgaaaggaagaaaaagcttttttatttttttgtgaaagtacTGGAATAAATTTGAGAGAAGTACGATTCCAggtcagtctctctctctctctctcgctctctctctctctctctctctctctcactctctctctctctctcccctccagCTTCCGGTCTTTCTCCATTTAACTGTTCATCACGGTGGGAAAGGATGGAAACTAATAAAGCTTCTTGTAATCCTCCGGGTGCTTTCTGTACATAGGAACAACATCCAATCTGCACACACTGGGTTTGGCTTTCCCGCCCAACGGTTTCAGCCAGCAGGTTTTAATTAGAATAATATTTCACGGAGATCTCTGCAGAGGAGGAACCTTTTAATTACTTTATCCTTCACACGCAGTTATTCTCATCAGGAGCCTCTCTGCGTTTCAACACAATCAATAGCCATGAGCTGCAATCAACAAGAGAGCAAATTACATGCGATGTCAGCGAATCTCACAGagttgtgattattattattgtttttttgttcgaTTTGAAGCCaatgctatttatttttgaaaaggaaaatcaCACAGTCCCTTCACAACCTATTGACCTTTGCAACCCAAAAATCCTGAACCAATTATTGGTAAACAAGATGGGAATTTGTGGCTATGCGTGTCACAATAGCAAATATtgatggatgataaattgttctACAGGACAACGATCTTactgttttgagaccattttcaagtaatataatggtgaTGGCATAACAATAATGCAAGTACaccctctcaaagatcaataaattttaacttttgattctggaactggaagacattatcaatataaacaaattaaaaacattaaatgaaacgaattatgaagtctctgtaaacaaaattgtcattgagaccaaaacaccaggcTGGAGATTTCTGCCATTCagtgaaatgagaaaaacaataaattatgcagGTGGAAATGATTGAACTCGTTTTAATTtctcatgcgattaattgatttattggccTGTTTGTGGCAGAACTTAAAGTCATACTCACAGACATTCAGTCTAACTGAGCTCAAGCTGTTTTTCCAAGAAGAATGAAAACCCAGCCTCTAGAAACGCAAAGAAATGGagacaaaaaccaaaataatgaccctggatttttgattataaatgcatgccacacttttccggtttttattcatgcaaaaatgtggaaattaactattctttttgtttgtttgtttgttttactgtatGCTGATCTCTCAGATgaattctaaataaaacatattaaagtgTTACAGTCTTGTGACTGAAAGTTAAGGAGTTTTGAAAAGTTAAGAATATTTTACGCAGGAGCAAACAGCTAGAGTTGATAAtaactaagaaaacaaaacagcttttacGGAACAAAGAGTTACATGTTTTGGGGGGATTAAAACAAGTATTGGACACATGGGACACGTGAGGCGAGTTGAATCTGCTCTTCTGCACGATTCTCCTTCCTTTCATCAGAGATGAGCGCAGTTCAGGGACTACAGGCCAaatgaagaaaacctgttagaaatATGAGGAAGAAGGTCGTCCAGTGAAGCACATAATCCCTTTAAAGCGATTCTATCTGTCTAGCTGCTTCTAGCTTCGACCTTCAGTGTGAAACAAGTAGAAAACATGAGTCGGTCAGGTCTCCTTATTAGATGGATGAGCAGTGAGTTGATCTAAACCTTAAGTCAGATCCGGGAGTTTCAGGGATCCCTCTGTTGGCCTCATAAAGAGTTATCCCCCAGCTCTTAAATCTTTCAATATTTCTAAtctcaaaatttatttttcattgagcAAATCTTTTTCTGCGTTCTCTGACTGATCTTTTCTGGTGTTTTAATTCAGAACCCCTCTTGTCGATTCTAGTAAAGTTCATCCGTCTTGAGCTCTTAAGGCGTTCCTGGTTATTTTCTGGAACTCCTTAAGCCTGATACCAGctgaaacaaaccaaagaaaGGTCTACTGTGATGACAAAACATGCAAGACACATGCAACGGAGATTTCACCCAATGAGTTTCACCGCAAACTTCTTTCAAAAGACGTTTTCTTCTGGCTCGGCGTCTTGGGGAGCAGCTGTCCGGACTCTCTTGCGTCTGTTTGTGATTGTGCGACGGCTGCTTTCGTGTCTTGACTTGGCACTGGCCTCCTCCTGACTGTCACGGCCTCACAGCGTGGACAGATGGCAGAGACTTACCCCAGCAAGAAAACAGCACAGATCGACGccagccaaacacacacacacgcacacacaccgtCCAACAAGATGTAAAGCAGAAGAATTTTCCTTTCGGGCCTGCTGACCTGTGTCCTAATCCGGCTGTGAGTCATCCTACACACCGGCAGACTGTCTGTGTTTGTGCGTGGCGACATGTTTTGAGCCAACATGTCGGACTTTCTAGTGTTTTCTTGTCACATACATCTCCATCCCACTGGCCGCATCGGCTTTTagtttcaaaaaatattatatttagaaCCACTTTACCCCTTCAGTACTCAGTGTGTTTATCTCAAGCTGTGTCCTTTGCTGCGTTTTTAAGTCTTTACCTCTCCTTAAGACATTAAAGCatttacatgtaacttttttttttttaatttttatgttttcacatacTGGGAGTGTTGTCACTTTAACAGCCTGACATGGTGACAGGCAGACACACCACTACGATCCAAAGCCATGTCGAGATCATCTCAGCGGACACAGTGTGAGTGGGCAGCTCCACACAGATGCATGCATGAGAGCGGATGCGTAGGTGTGCAGCTTTCTCTCGACTCTGCCAGGCCAAATAGATGTTGAACTTTTAGCTTGGCTTCATGCACGAGCTTGTTACACGAAGCGAACGCAGCTACGGCTCTGCAAGATCTGATCAGAAAGTTTATGTATTTAACTCAATAGATTTATGACATGTACATAGATACATTTCCTATTAGTTTGAAAGATaattacagctaataaaaagctgacatttttatcGCCTGCAGGTTATATTTTGGCCTTCAGCTTGATTGAATAGCAGGGCCTGGTGTcgcttgtttttctctcctcagGTCATCTGTGCTTCTCCAATGCGTCTGCTCAGGGCCGGCCCAAACCTTTCtggggccctaagcagattTTTATCCCCTTTTCCACCACCGTTTCTCCCCCCTCAACCTGCCAACACTATTTGCTGTATCATTCCAAAATTATTTGCAGCATACCTACTATCATTAGCATCATTGGTGATTAgcttaacaataaaaaatcaatAGCTGTAGTGTTACTATGGCTATTGACTTTAAACTTAATAACAAGCTAACTAACCAGCTAACATTTTTTGTTAGCTAaccaaaaaaaattggattttgaaatgtaaagtgGTATATAAGTGTAACacattattttaactatttgaacataacatcagctgataaacttaaaacaataagtTTGATATATTTTCTCTAAAGTGACAACACCCATCAACAGCAAGATATTAACCATTATTTATGTAactataataatatataaactGTTTTTCCATGTCTAGCATTATCCACTGTTCTTGTATACATCTTGGTGCTGCCAGTCTTTGCCGTATCAATTTGCAGTGACTGAATTAAGttattcattaaattatttattgaaatttatTCAGATGCAATCAAATCTGAAGCAGAaagaactaaacaaataaatcataaacattagtgttgtgtgctgcaatgtttgttttgcagggTCTTGACACAACTCGCATCCTTTGATGTTCACAAGCTTGTTGAGAATTAATTTGTTAGCCAGCAGGTGAGCTCTTCCTCCCCCCAACACACACCAGCACAAAGGTGAATGTTCATTACAAATAGATGtttaatattcaaatgtatcccgtggaaaattaaaaatgtttcactctcATGCTATTTGAGAAAATATCCATTTCTACACTCATAACTTAATCCAACATATAAAGTAGAATGTTCTCTACATGATTTTTAAGCCAATCTCTCCTGGCTTTAAGAAGAGTATTTAGTTCAGATAATATAAATTGTGAATACTAATGCACAATTTTCCCCCTCCATTTAATCAGTAATTGACAAGTCAAAGATTCAGAAATCTGTTTGTTCCTCCCGTCTGTTCATTAAATTCATGAAAAccgaaaatgtttgttttaaaaacttaacaGGAAGTTCTTAAGTGTTTCTGAGACACGCTTTGGTTTATAAATAGGAATCAGATTTTATGCTATGTGTTTGTTGTATATAAATAGTTGttaaagtttacaaaaagaATGAATAATAATCTTTACAAAGGAAATCTGATAGAAGTGTCCAACTCTAAAATCCCAAAGAGAACTGGTATCAGTTTAAGCCAGAGAAAACCTGATCATTGAAAACAGAGCTACGAATATCCATCTTATACAAAACATAAAGCCAAAATGTACAGTGTGTGCCTTCCCTTTgtcatttcagaataaaactgtGTCTCCATATTGCAAAGTAATGTCTGGGAATGAACAGGTTGAATGAAATTACCCATCAAATACAAAATCGAACTACAAGTAAAAACCAAAATTTCAGTTTAATCAAACTAGAAGAAGCTTGTGTCAAAGTACATCTCAATCACTTAGTACAAAAAGACACAGTTGGGCGACGAGACGcattaacttgtttttccgTCAACTTTACAATCTTCCAGTAGTTCTACATCTTCATATTTCACTGTGTAGGGAGGAAAGTATATCTTTCACTCGTCTCCAGGAAAACACAATATTCATATTCTGCTGTTAAAGTCAAACTTTACAATACAAACTTTTAGCAGGAAACTGTCCATCAACTCAATCCAGCCGTGACAAAACAAACACCCACAGCTCACGACAATTTACTCTAAGCATCATCGGGTTTGTCTGCCGGCGGCCCACACGGCTGCAGCATCTTCTCCATCAAGTTGAAGCGGACCCGCGCTTTGCTCTCGTTCTCGGCGACAGAGAAGTAGTTGAGCAGGTCGAAGTGCCCCATGTAGGAGCAGTAAGAGTCACGGTGCTGGTTGACCAGCCACTCCCACTTGCTGGTGTCAGCATGTCCTGTACCGATGTACTTGGACTGGAGATGCTCCAGCTGACTGTGGATGTTGTAGCGGTCCGTCATTCTGGCTCAGGTCAGGCCAAAAGAGTCTAAACggggaaagtaaaaaaaaataaaataaaaatagaggtTACAGAGCTGCTGAGtaagaagaaaatgaagtaatcgaaaataaatgttaagaaCACTATTATCAATGTTAccagttgtttttaatcataagtTGATTTTTCTTAACCGTTTCAAAAGTTATTTCATCTGTTAATTTACGACAACCCATTAAGCTTTGAAATGTAGGTGATATGAGAGCAAATTTTCTCCTGTAGTTTCAGTGATGTGTAGATTAATGAGTGTACATTGTATATGTACATTAatggttatttttaatcaataaccattttgaataaaaatgtgtttgtaaacTCAGAATGTGCCACTGCTTCTTCTGGCTCCCTTTTCACCTTTTGCTTTgtcatttctatttctttttttttttttttttctgtattcatTTGGTTGGGATTTGaacttttcagagaaaatataaGCTGTCTAGAAGATTTTATTGGTATGGAAACCTCAAGGTTAGAATTGCAGGtgatgaaagtgaaaaaaaaggagaagaagctTTAAGTGGTTTCTGTTAAACGTTATTTAATTTGGCATCACAAAGCTGCATTGCACTCATCAGACATTACAGCCATACTTAACATTTAAACGGAGAAAAAAGCATTTAGATTACATTTTTCCTTCAAGGTAATTTGACTTGAATTTAAAAGTAACTGAGCTCCTACACCTGATGAATAGAAAGTGCTATAATTTAACAACAATTTATAGACTACTTCAAAATAGCAGGTCCAAGTTAGTggaaaacccaaacaaacatcCAAGGCCACTGAAATTAAACATCTGCAACTTTTACCTTGCAGTGTTAGCAGCTCTTCTACTATTTAAATTAGTATTCGAGACTAAGCAGCGTGTTGTTTAGCAAAGTATCTGCAGGTTCTACAGAATTACTACTGAACGTATTACTgattacagaaaaacagtgtAAATCTAATGGATCTGTGGGATTTTAGGACAGGCATGCAGTTGCAAAGAAATACCTATAATATAATAATGTTGAATGCAAAATGGCTTGTGACTTGTAAACTTACAAACCACGCAATGACCAGGATCTATGCATGATGCTGGAGAcgtaagttttatttattttttttccacaagtctGGTTACATTTATGCAATGCAAAATATTTGGTCCACTTGAATTTCCAGGTGAATCTCaatttacgtttttttttaagtacatcTCTTAAAATACATGGAACAATGCCTGTCCCTTCACCATCTGTGTGCCATTTCTTCCCTTCAAACGtaatttctttaatgtttttgttttcaaacttcatcaaaatgtcatttacattttgacataTATACATAATGGAGTAaagtgtttcttaaagagaTTTTAATCATTAAAGATGGTGTTTAAGGTGGTGaagtaatctaaaaaaaaacattatttgttcTGTATAACAAAGACGTCTCGGTTACTTCTTCCTTGTACCATAGCATATTTACAGAGATGTTATTTGTTACTCCCAAACACCACGCTAGTGATGAAGTGtcttaaattagtttttaactaGTTTCTACGTGTATAAATGCATTCTTTTATCTCGCTTCTATAAACGTACCGTTTACAAGCTAAAGATAATTGCTGTCGCGCGTTTAGCCTTGCATGCTAACGTGAGCAAAAGCTACTCGTTGTTAGCCGACAGAATCTTCAATTTACGCTACACTCGCTTACAAATACCAGGTTTAGGGTCGAATAAGTCTCTAAATGCGAAACATACTTACACAAAATATCCCAGAAAGGAGGTGAAACTTGCCGACTAAATCCTCAATCAAACACGCCTGAACAACCTTATCCGGTTGGTCTCCTGCAATTGGGAACGGTTGAAACAAAGCCTTCAGTCTTCGGTTCCGTTTCAAATATTTTGCGCCTGTTCATTTTCAGATTCAAATAAGTGCGTGTTTGCATGACAAGTTGAACAAACTATGATTAAAATccgttttattattaaaataaggaaCTATTCACATAAGACTAAAGCATGATAGGGCAATAGAAATCATACAAATTGTTCTGTTTAGCTTCCTGGACATatggggatgttttttttttaatgttatttttacttcagGTAGTTTCAAATAATACAGTACTTTGTAAACAGAAAGTCACATCTGCTGGTCTATTCTTGACTGGTagtaaaaaaaagcacatttattaatttcatccttaaatacaaaacaaaaattgtagcaattttttttttttgttattttctattAATACATGGTTGTTAATAGGAAATAACCATAAAGTTAACAGTGCACTTAGGAGCACCCTTAAGCTACAGTTTCATTGagattatttaaacaaatgttttagtattaaaaatgtcatatgTGACAATAATATTTGAATACTTGTTTCTTTCACTGACTAATCCATTTGCTTCAGATTGTGAAAGTGCTGAGCTGAGCCTGACAGCTACCAGGGGAGATACTACCCTTACTTTTTGGCCACTAGGAACTGGTtcagtcaattaaaaaaaactatggcCTCACCCTGGTCCCCCTGGTAAGTTTGACTTAGAACCAGCATGTCCTGGCACGCACTGCAAATTGATGGTAACTCGTGTCCCTTTTGTTTGCCTCTCTAAAAACATGTCACCCATGTGGAGTGTATGACTCATAGTTTTGTCATCTATCCACTGCCAAGATTTTTCCCCATCTTGGCACTggacctctgcagctcctccagggttATCGTGGCCTCCAGGAGATGATCCAAGCTTCAGTGATGCTTTAAACATCTCCACATCTTAACTCTAACCTGTCTGATCTGGTCCTTCACGATGCCGTTTGTTAATTGTTGCACATAACAGctgcagaataaaataaacacggAAGGGCTCTGCTTATTAGGTGGCTTTTGTAGGAAATTTGTCGCACTGAATTCTGCTTAGATGTAAATGAGTAAAGAGGTCAAGTTGGATACACATGCATGCCCCACTTTTAGAATTGTTTCCTTGTAAATGTGttataaaactgcatttattgTGCTGGTCTGAGGGTTATGGTCTAATAACAAAGCAAACAGTTCAAGGAACACttacatttttctcttaaaGCCTATCCCCAATGCACCAGTACTCCTCACCTCCCCAAACATTAGCGTGTTAGAGATCTCACTGACCCGGTTTTTTGAATGAACAAAAGTCCAGAAAACATGATTAGTTAACAAAGAtgattttaaaccaaataagaagaaaagaaaaaaaacagcacaccCAGCATACTAACAACACTAAGGAATTATTTTGTACATCTTAAACTCCACAGGTTTGCAAGTGGTACTAATTAAAGCTGCTGTGGTGAGAACTGCTGCGCATCCAGAGCAGATGCCCTGAGGGTGCAGACTGGCTCAGtttattctgctgttttgttttgtgtaatattttatattatattcatattaaaataacggagggggaaaaaaaagactttgctAACAGTAAACCAAAGCTGGACAGTGTTTGCAGAGGCGTGGTGCTGGGCTGCATTTATTCCCAAATGGAAGATGAACTTCTTTAATACGAAGCCTATAAGAGTAATGTAAGCAATTTGatgcaacatgcaaactcaacGACACATTAcagcacacacagagacacaaaacaaaaagtggaatAACCTTGTGAATCTaaaactatcttttttttttttacacttgtttCAACTAAAGCACTTGCATCTGAAGGTCACATTGTTGAAtgtattctttcttttttaaaaaaaagcttcctcATCCAGTTTCTGTCCCTCTGGAACAACtattagtgtttttattaaactttcaaatgtctttgaacatttaaaagttacagAATACAGCATGAAggatgaagaacaaaaacagaaaatattgcatttcACTGTCTATTTCATTTGTTGATAATCATCTCTTATAAACTGTAAAAGCTATTTTATAAACAATGTTAAAATCATTATTGCAGTTGGCTGCATGTCTCTAAAATTGTCTTTGTGGTTTTGCCTCATTTATGCGACTGTTCGATAATATCTGTTCAGACCGATTCAACAGAAAATTGTCCTTGATGAACTACTTCTTTCAGGTTTTTTGCTTCGGCATCGACAAGCAAAAGCTCAAacctctgaaaaacaaaatcatgaaCCTAAGCAATCAAACTCTCCAGTATTGAAATCCCTATTGTCTCTTTGTGCAACCTCTTTTGTCTGAGAGGCACTAATTTTACTCTTGTCAAATTtgtaaacaactttttttcttcttcttctccgcTTTCTGTCAAGCTTTAATTTCATTGTCGATACGGGCGCAGCCTGACTCTGCAATCGCAAAGTCGTGTCTAAGAGCCCATTGTTGCACTGACGTCATGGGGGCCCAGCCACCCAGAGAAGACTCCTCGCAGCTCTCTGAAACCTTCTTGCATTGTGCACACCATTTCAGATGCATTAAGCGCCATTTTTGGCCAGTTCGTCTGTGTCACTTCTCCTTTTCATGGAAAGTAAAAGCATGCCTGGTGAGCGTCTCGACACATTTCCCcgtgaaatatttaatgttgcATGGCAGCTCATTTCTTTACCTCCGTTTCAGGGGACTCATTATGTTCCTTCTCCCACATGCcctttcagatgtttgttatAATCGAGGCTGCCGGGGCCAGCCTCTCGggttttgcttttacaaatgaCACATGGCGCAGTTTCTTTGCCCATCTGCATTCTttggatgcttttcttttccctctgACCAGCTCAGCCAAATGGTGCAAAGATCCAGGACTCGCATTATTCAACACAACACCTCACAGATTCAACAGTCTGGCTTCAATATGGgaacaaaacatggaaatcactctttttttttttcctaacatgAGTCAGAATTAAATCTCCCCTTGAATAATAGATGCAGTTTTACTAGATTCAAAAGGTAAAGG encodes:
- the sf3b5 gene encoding splicing factor 3B subunit 5, with amino-acid sequence MTDRYNIHSQLEHLQSKYIGTGHADTSKWEWLVNQHRDSYCSYMGHFDLLNYFSVAENESKARVRFNLMEKMLQPCGPPADKPDDA